In Agromyces sp. 3263, a single genomic region encodes these proteins:
- a CDS encoding DUF3073 domain-containing protein, whose product MGRGRQKAKHTKVARELKYFSPNTDYTALERELTGSQHDEYNEEASKWSEYAADDDDTYVTGDEQQRA is encoded by the coding sequence ATGGGGCGCGGCCGTCAGAAAGCCAAGCACACCAAGGTCGCTCGGGAGCTGAAGTACTTCAGTCCGAACACCGACTACACGGCGCTTGAGCGCGAACTCACGGGTTCGCAGCATGACGAATACAACGAAGAGGCGTCGAAGTGGTCGGAGTACGCCGCCGACGACGACGACACCTACGTCACCGGAGACGAGCAACAGCGCGCCTAG
- a CDS encoding FAD-dependent oxidoreductase → MTSPERVKVVVIGAGQAGLSVAYYLRRFELVADDDFVMLDRAPGPGGAWQHRWSSLRLGTAHRVNDLPGMAELGVSFDTADRTLPAKEVVADYYGRFEQHFDLRVRRPMNVRAVANEGVDLLVQYEDLTPQPVEEAKAKGLFGRRRKTFEEPPAPSAPQHRLATQFLVNATGTWGSPFVPYYPGMADFAGRHLHTSDYVDAADFRGQHVVVVGGGTSAIGFMLELEDVAAGLTWVSRRPIDWLDRQELDLEGASAAVALQDEAARSGRALPSVVSGTGVPKSRRIAAGIERGLLVARPMFDRIEPDRVVWDGDDGGMARADAIIWATGFRPDLRHLSPLKLREKAGGITVGQGASWNDPRIFLAGYGPQASTIGANRAGRMIARQIMAML, encoded by the coding sequence ATGACGAGCCCTGAACGCGTGAAGGTCGTGGTGATCGGAGCCGGTCAGGCCGGGCTCTCCGTCGCCTACTACCTGCGCCGTTTCGAGCTCGTCGCCGACGACGATTTCGTCATGCTCGACCGGGCTCCAGGGCCCGGCGGCGCATGGCAGCACCGCTGGTCGTCGCTCCGCCTCGGCACCGCGCACCGCGTCAACGACCTGCCCGGCATGGCCGAGCTCGGCGTCAGCTTCGACACCGCCGACCGCACGCTTCCGGCGAAGGAGGTCGTCGCCGACTACTACGGGCGGTTCGAGCAGCACTTCGACCTGCGGGTGCGTCGCCCCATGAACGTGCGCGCCGTCGCGAACGAGGGCGTCGACCTGCTCGTGCAGTACGAGGACCTCACCCCGCAGCCCGTCGAGGAGGCCAAGGCCAAGGGCCTCTTCGGCCGCCGGCGCAAGACGTTCGAGGAGCCTCCTGCCCCGTCGGCTCCGCAGCACCGGCTCGCGACGCAGTTCCTCGTGAACGCCACGGGCACCTGGGGCTCTCCATTCGTGCCGTACTACCCCGGCATGGCCGACTTCGCGGGCCGGCACCTGCACACCTCCGACTACGTCGACGCGGCGGACTTCCGCGGCCAGCACGTCGTCGTCGTCGGCGGCGGCACGTCGGCGATCGGTTTCATGCTCGAGCTCGAGGACGTCGCGGCCGGCCTCACCTGGGTCTCTCGGCGCCCGATCGACTGGCTCGATCGCCAGGAGCTCGACCTCGAGGGCGCCTCGGCCGCGGTCGCCCTGCAGGACGAGGCCGCCAGGTCGGGCCGCGCGCTTCCCTCGGTCGTCAGCGGCACCGGCGTGCCGAAGAGCCGCAGGATCGCGGCGGGGATCGAGCGGGGCCTGCTCGTCGCGCGGCCCATGTTCGATCGGATCGAACCCGATCGCGTGGTCTGGGACGGCGACGACGGCGGCATGGCGCGCGCCGATGCGATCATCTGGGCCACGGGCTTCCGGCCCGACCTGCGGCACCTGTCGCCGCTCAAGCTGCGCGAGAAGGCCGGCGGCATCACGGTCGGCCAGGGCGCCTCGTGGAACGACCCGCGCATCTTC
- a CDS encoding LLM class flavin-dependent oxidoreductase, translating into MHAAVSIGIIGTTSAEVARELAPRVERLGFSALWINDVPGGDSLDGLRAAASVTDTLRLATGVIPLDRRPADTLDLRELPVARTTLGIGSGRAEHPVRLVSEGVRALRASTTASIVVGALGPRMRRLAAEHADGVLLNWLTPEAARAAAEEARAAASAADALRPRVVLYVRTIAEQQARPALEQEITRYESVPSYAANFERLGIAAADATVTDAAGLAAFDVVDELVLRAITPSNSLAELERFVEETARWRFQA; encoded by the coding sequence ATGCACGCGGCCGTCTCGATCGGGATCATCGGCACGACGAGTGCCGAGGTGGCCCGCGAGCTGGCCCCGCGCGTCGAGCGGCTCGGCTTCTCGGCGCTCTGGATCAACGACGTGCCCGGCGGCGACTCCCTCGACGGGCTCCGCGCGGCTGCATCCGTGACCGACACGCTCCGCCTCGCGACCGGTGTCATCCCACTCGACCGTCGGCCCGCCGACACGCTCGACCTGCGTGAACTGCCCGTGGCGCGCACGACCCTGGGGATCGGCTCGGGTCGGGCCGAGCATCCGGTTCGCCTGGTCAGCGAGGGTGTCCGGGCGTTGCGCGCGTCCACGACCGCGTCCATCGTCGTGGGTGCGCTCGGCCCGCGGATGCGCCGGCTGGCCGCCGAGCACGCCGACGGCGTGCTGCTCAACTGGCTCACGCCGGAGGCGGCGCGGGCGGCGGCCGAGGAAGCCCGCGCTGCGGCGAGCGCCGCCGATGCGCTCCGCCCGCGGGTCGTGCTCTACGTGCGCACGATCGCCGAGCAGCAGGCGCGGCCGGCGCTCGAGCAGGAGATCACCCGCTACGAGTCGGTGCCGTCGTACGCCGCGAACTTCGAACGCCTCGGCATCGCCGCGGCCGACGCGACGGTGACGGATGCCGCGGGGCTGGCCGCGTTCGACGTCGTCGACGAGCTCGTGCTACGGGCCATCACTCCGTCGAACTCGCTCGCCGAACTGGAGCGGTTCGTCGAGGAGACCGCGCGCTGGCGATTCCAGGCATGA